Within the Beduinella massiliensis genome, the region GACGCGCACGGCAACCAGTTCCCCCTCTATCACGTCGTCCGCAGCGCCCGTCAAAGGCACCTGCTCCGGCAGCCTCCGGTCCTTGGGTTCCAGATGGGCTTTCCTTCCCTGCCATCTCACCGTGCCCACGATCGTCTCGTTCGCACGGTTTACGACCCGGATGACCGTGACCTCCCCCACGCGCTTCGGCAGCGCCCATACGGTGTCTCCGTGCATGGCGCCGCCAAGCGCTTCTTCACCTACGCGCCATTCCGCTCCGCCGTCCGCCATCAGATAAGCGCCGCCGCGCTGAATCTTTTGCACGCGGCAGACCTTATAGCCCATCGCCTGCGGGGTCGCGAACAGCCCCTGTCGGGTAAATGCGACCTGCCCTTCGTGCGCAAGCGCGAGCAGCATCTGCTGCACGATTCCCTCGGCGATGCCCGTCCGCGCCGCGACGTCGGAGGGATGTACCGGTACGGCGAAGCCCTGCATCGCCTCCGCGACCCGCGCTTCGAGTGCCTCATCCCGCATGCGCGGCAGGGGAATCGCAATCTTCTTCTGCTTTTGTTTCTTGGTCTGCGGCCGCTTCTGTGGCAAATGCCGCCTGGTACGGGACTCTCTGCGCATCGTCGGACGCCTCCTTTCCTGTCTTCAAGCTTCTCCGCTGTCCTTATCCTGCCCCTACAGCGCCGGGATATAGACGAAAAAAGAGCTAAAGCGATCCTTTCGCTTTAGCTCTGCATGACAAATTTTCAGCCGATCGCTGCAATCAGCAGCGCCATCACGATGAACACGCCCGCCGCAATCTTGGTCGCGAGCGCGAGCTTCCCCTCCATGGTCTTGGCCTTGCTTTTGCCGAAGAAGGTTTCCGCACCGCCGGCAATCGCGCCCAGACCATTGCTTTCTCCAGGCTGAAGCAGAACCGTCGCGATCAGAACCAGGGCCGCCAAAACGAGCACAACGGTGGCGATAATCGATAAAACGCCCATGTCAATACGCCTCCTTGAATTGGAACAAGTCTATCATACCATGCCGCGCACGAATGCGCAAGCGGATTCAGGTCCCTTTCAGAAAAAGCCTCCCCTGTGCGGAGAGGCTTGAAAGGACGGGAATTAGCGCTTCGAGAACTGCGGCGCACGACGCGCAGCCTTGAGGCCGTATTTCTTGCGCTCCTTCATGCGCGGATCGCGCGTGAGGAAACCGGCCTTCTTGATCGCCGGGCGCAGCTCCGGATCGGCCTTCACCAGCGCACGGGCGATACCATGGCGAATCGCACCGGCCTGGCCGGAAAGGCCGCCGCCGTACACGTTCACCAGCACGTCAAAGCGGCCGACGGTTTCCGTCAGCACCAGGGGCTGACGAACGGTCATCTTCAGCGTTTCAAGGCCGAAGTAATTATCGATATCGCGGCGGTTGACAACCACCTTGCCGTCGCCCGGAACGAGGCGAACACGGGCAATCGCCTTCTTGCGGCGACCCACTGCTTGATACTGAGCCTGAGACATTGTTACTCCTCCTTCCGAATCACTTCAGCACGAGCACTTCGGGCTTCTGCGCCTCGTGCTCATGCTCGGTACCGGCGTACACGCGCAGCTTCTTGGCCATTTGGCGGCCGAGCGGGCCCTTGGGCAGCATGCCGACGATGGCGTGCTTCACAGCGAACTCGGGCTTTTCAGCCATCAGCTTGCGGTAAGCGGTTTCCTTCAGTCCACCCGGATAGCCGGAGTGATGATAGTAAATCTTCTGATCCAGCTTCTTGCCGGTCAGCACGACCTTATCGGCGTTCAGAATGATGACGTGATCGCCGGTGTCCACATGGGGGGTGTAGGTGGGCTTGTTCTTGCCGCGCAGAATGCTCGCGACCTGGCTGGCCAGACGGCCGAGCACCATGCCCTCCGCATCGACGACATACCACTTGCGTTCGATGGTTTCGGCTTTCGCCATAAACGTTTTCACGTGAATTCCCTCCTCGGTAATGTACAGGAACATAAACCGCGCGCTGGTCAGACGCTTGGCTGGACGCTGTCAACAGTCCCGGGGCTAATGGGAATCTATCGACGCAACCAATATTTTAACCGATCTTTGCCCTTTCTGTCAAGCATTTACGCGCTTTTTCAGGCGGAAAAATCGACAGAAAATGAGGCTTGCCGCTCTATTCGCATCAAAAATGCGGCCCGCCACGAGGGGGCCGCATGGTGTCACTGATCCAGTACCGACTTATCCGGCGCATCGCACTTCTGGCACGGTTCCAGCTTGTTATACGGTGACTTGGTGATGTCCCCAAACTTGAACTTCGTCATGGGCAGATACTGCGGATCGACGCTGGCGCATTCGGGGTCGATGTGGTAGCGCTTGCCGCCCTTGGAGTTGTAGTAAAGGACGGTCTTCTTCGTCGGCTTGTCCGTCGGCGCGGGGGTCGCCGTCGCGGGCAGGGGCGAGTAATCCAGCTCCGGCTCCGGCGTGGTGCGATCGATCTTCACGCCGTCCAGCGAATCGGGGTCGACGTACCATTCGCCGTTTTCCTGAAGCATCACGGCCTCCGCTTGGAACGTCTGCGTCTTGCCGCTCACGATCGCGTCGTATACGACTGTCACCGTGCGCGAGGAATCCGCGTCGCTGCCCGTCGGTGTCCCTACGAATTCCCAGGACTGCAGCTTTTTGTTCTGGAACTTCCAGAAGAGCTTCTGCGTCGGCGTGGTCTGAGACGCGCGCCAGCTCACCGGCGTCATGGGCACCATGTCCGCCATGATGGCCACCTGCCAGCTTTGCATAAACTTGTCGAGCGCCTGCTCGGCCTGGCTCTTAACGCCCGTGGCTACGCCCATCTGGCCGGCGTCCGCGGGGTCGCCCGCCAGCATGGATGGATCCAGGGTGGTATCCACCGAAGGGATGCCGCCCACGGTTCCATCGCTGCCGACGTTCGCGATCGTCGGCACGTTTGTCGCAGTCAGCGACTGCGTGGAATAGCTGCTGATCGGAGGAATCGTGTTGACCGGCGCGCTCGCACGAACTTCCCCCTGCGGGGCGAGCGCCGAGACGAGCATAACCACCGTAAGCACGCTGAAGAGCAGCGACATCGTCAGCCGTCCCCGGGCGTTGAATCCGTGCTGATACCACATCAGCGCCAGCGCCCCAACGCTCAGCACGATGAATACCCACTTCATCGGCGTAAAGAACAGGGCGAGCAATCCGCAAAACGGCAGAGCGATGAAGAACAGCAGCAGCAATATCTGGTTCCAGTTCGCACGTGGACGTCTGGGCGCAGGCTTGCGATTGATCACCTCACTGCGTGCGGGCGTATAATGATAACTGGGTCTGTTGCGCATCCGTTTCACCGGTTCCTTTCTATCAGCGGCGCGCAGAGCGCCAAAGCGCGCGAGAACCGTCGTACCGTGGCGTTTCCCGCCCGTGGGGAAGCGCCTTGAGACCGCTTCACGCTTTCTTCGCCAAAAGACTAATACCTAGTATAACACATATCCCGCGTATGTAAACCCCCGAAACCTGTGCATTTACGCAGTTCAAGGCGATTTTCACAGCCGAATCAGGCCTGTAAGAAGCGATTCTACGTCTTCGGGCAGCGGCATCGCGCGGTAAATCAGCCGTTGCAAATGCTCTTCTCCGATGCCGTCCAACGCCTCCTGCAAGGCAGGCGCGACCGATTTTCGCCAAAATACCTTGCCATGCACCCACACGCGAAGCGCTTCCCCCTCGCTAAGCATGCCGCCCTGTTCCTCAAAGGCGCGATAATCCTCGTAGATTCGCTCCGCGTCGAGCAGGCGGTCCCACGATCTCAGCGTATCGTATATCTCGCTGTCGCTGGGCACGTCGAAGCGCAAAAGCGCGCCGTTAAACCCAAGGCGCATCAGCTCGTCGTAAAGAGGCTGCACCGCTCGCCAGAGACTCGCGTGGCGCACCGCGCCGGGAATCTGCGCACGAATGTCCAGCAACGCGCGTCCCAGCCCGGCATAAGCGCAGAAACGCTCGGATGAAAAGATTTCTTCCAATATATTGACGTCCACAAGGTAGTTTTCGATGCAATAACGCGGCAGAAAATATAAATTTCGTAATTTTTCCGCCTGCGATGCGCGCGTTTTTTCGTTCCAGGCGTCGCGGTCCACGATGCCGAGCCAGTCCGGTTCCTTTTCCAGCATGCGCAGCACGTTGTCCTTGCCGCCTGCCGGGCCGACCACGAAGTGCGAGTAAAATCCCCGCGAACGCAGCGGCTGCTTGTCGAGCATGTAGGTCAGGAAATCGACGTCCCCCTTGCCCTCGACCAGCAGGACGCGCTTGTTTCTCGCGGCGGCGGCCTCTTCCCGTATCGACCGATAGGCATCGTCAAATCCGCTCATGGCCGCCTCCCAATTCCACGCAAAGCCCCAAGCTGCGATACCGGTTCCATACCTGCGGCGCATGTGAGCTTAGGATGACCTGTCCCCCGTCGTCCAGCACCAGACGCTCCAGGATCTCCAGAAAGCCTAAAAGCTGCGCAGGATGCAGGTGCATTTCGGGCTCGTCGAGCAGCAGGATCCCACCGGGTCTGAGGCCGCGCGCGATGCGGATGAGCAGCGTCAGCGCGCGTAGCTCGCCCGCGGACAGTCCGCTGAGCGAATGACGTCCCCCGTCCTCAAGCGACACGTAGGGCGCGCCCGCCTCCATCTGTACGCGCTTGCCCACGAGGAAGAGCGCGAGCGACGAAAGCAGTTCCCGGCACCTCGCTTCATCCTCTCGATAGAGCGTCTGCAGCTCCGTTTTCGTCTCCCGAATCGTCATGGAATGCGCGCCGTACACGTCGCACAGCAGCGTGTTGGGCGGATTGTTCCCCCACATAGAAGCATCCCCGATCCGCTTCCCGCCCGCCTCTCCGACCGGTGCGGCCTCCGGAAACTGGGCGCGCATGCGCTTGAGGAATGCGGCGCTGCGCCCGCGAACCAGCAGCGCGTCCCTTTGCGGAAGCAGCCCGCGAACCAGCAACGCTACATCCCCGCGGATGGACGCGCGCTTGCCCAAAACGATCGCGTCGAACGTATCCTGAATGCAAGCGAGCACGGTGCTCTTGCCCGTGCCGCTGATGCCGGTGAGCAGCACGCGCTCAGAGGGCTCCTTCCATTCGTCCGTCATAAAAAGCGTATAGGGTTTGCCCTCCCGCGTCAGCGGTGGTACGTCTTCAAAGCAGCAGGCGCATAGCTTCATAGCGACCCCTCCGTTCCTGAATCCTCCTAATAGTATACCCTTTTTGGCCACGTCTTGCAATTCTCTTGCGTGTCCGTCCCCAAGACGCTATAATAAATAAAGCTTAGGCAAAAAGGTGCAGCAAAAGGGAGAACAGCCATGTTTTACGAGCAGGATACGATTCTGCGCATGATCGCGCAGCTCGGCGCCGCCTTCAGGCGCATTCTGGCGATGCTGGAGGACGGCGATGCCGAAGAGGAACTGGAAGACTGCTACCGCACGCTCTGCGGTCTGGAGCGCGGCGTCGCGGAGGGAATGGATGTTCAATCCCTGTACGAGCTGCTTCCGCCAGACCGCCTGTTCGCGCTCGCCGAGTTGACGCATCTGCGCGCCGTTCGGTTCGAGGCTTCGCTCGATACGGACGTCTTTCTTGACGTCGAATACCGCGCGCTGTGCCTGCTCGCCCGTGTGGAGGACGAGGACATCGCCATGCGCCAGATCGAGCGCATGTGCGAACTGCGTGGTCTTTGCTCGGAGCGCCTTACGAGCGCCGACGAGGAACAAATCGTTCACTTTTTCGTGTGCGCCCGCGCGTATGACCGCGCTGAGGACGTCCTCTTCGAGGCGCTTGAAAGCTATCCCTTTCCCGAAAAGCAGCGCGAGCTGTGCGCTTTCGGCCTCCAGCTATACGACCGCCTCGCCGCGCTCCCGCCTGAGCGGCTGGATGCCGGCGGACTTCCGCAAAGCGAGGTCGCAGAGGGACGCGCGGCCATCGAACGGATCATTTCAAAAAAGGATTGGAACACATGATTATTCTTTCCATACAGAACCTGGTTAAATCCTTCGGCGTCAACGTCGTGCTGAAGGACGTGAACATGACGCTGCAGCAGGGCGACCGCATGGGCTTTGTGGGCGTCAACGGAAGCGGCAAATCCACGCTGATGAAGATCATCGCCGGGCTTGACGCGCCGGACAGCGGCAGCGTGAACCTTTCGCGCGGTCTGCGCGTAGGGTACCTCGCCCAGCAGGGCATGGTCACCTCGGGCAACACCGTCTTCGGCGAGCTCGAACAGGTCTTCGAGCCCGTCTTCCAGATGGAAAAGCGGCTGCGGGCGCTCGAACACGAAATGGCGGACGCGCACGAGGATGCCGGCGCCTTTGAGCGTCTTTCGCGTGAATACGACCGTCTGACCGCTGCCTTTGAGGACGCGAACGGCTACGGCTGGAAGAGTGCCGTCACCGGCGTGCTTACCGGCCTCGGCTTCACCAGCGCCCAATACGAGCAGAGCGTCGACTCCCTCAGCGGCGGCGAGCGCACGAGGTTAAGCCTCGCACGGCTGCTGCTCCAGCGTCCCGATCTTCTCCTGTTGGACGAGCCGACGAACCACCTGGACCTGGAGACGACCCAATGGCTGGAAGCGTACCTGCAGAGCTATCGCGGCTCCGTGCTCGTCATCTCGCACGACCGTTACTTTTTGGACAAGGTGTGCTCCTGCATGGCCGAACTGCTCATGGGCACCGTGGAGCAATACGACGGCAACTACACCCGCTACATGCGCACCCGTGAAGAACGCTTTGAAGCGCGCATGCGCGCCTACGAACTGCAGCAAAAGGAAATCGAGCGGCAGGAGGCGATCATCGCGCGCTACCGCATGTTCAACCGCGAGAAGTCCATCCGCGCTGCGGAAAGCCGCGAAAAGGCGCTGGAACGCATGGACCGCCTGGAAAAGCCCGTGGACGAGCGCTCCATCCGCTTTTGCTTCCGCGCGCGCAGACGTACGGGCGAAGACGTGCTCTTCCTGACCGACCTTGCCAAGGGCTTTAACGGGAAGCGGCTTTTCGAGCATCTGAACCTTCACCTGCGCGCGGGCGACCGCGTGGCGCTCATCGGCCCCAACGGCGTGGGCAAGTCCACGCTTCTTCGTCTGCTCGTGGGTGAGGAAACGCAGGATGAAGGCACGATCCGCTTCGGCTCGAACGTGGATATCGGCTATTATGACCAGCATCAGGCGTCGCTGCACGAGGAAAAGACCGTGCTGGACGAGGTCTGGGACCGCTTCCCCCGCATGGAGCAATCCGACGTCCGGGGTGCGCTGGGCCTCTTCCTCTTTTCGGGGGACGACGTCTTCCAACCCATCCGCACGCTGTCCGGCGGAGAAAAGGGCCGCGTCGCCCTGACCGCCCTGATGCTGCGCGAGGATAACCTGCTGCTGCTGGACGAACCGACGAACCACCTGGACATGGATTCGCGCGAGGTGCTCGAAAGCGCGCTCGCGGATTTCCCGGGCACCATCCTGACCGTGTCGCACGATCGTTACTTCATCAACCGCATCGCGGACCGCGTCGTCGAGATGCAGCCGGACGGCGTAGCGGAATATCTGGGCAATTACGACGATTACGTCGAAAAGAAGAACCGGCCTCTGGCGCCCGTCGAAGCGGGCGGCGGCAAGACCCGCACCGAGCTGGACAAGGAAAAAAAGCGCGACCGCCAGAGCAAGCTGCTGTTAAAGCAGCTTCGTCAGCGCGCGCAGGAGGCGGAGGCCGCCATCGCCCGGCAGGAGGCCGAAATCGCCGCGCTGGAAGAAAAGATGAGCGATCCCGCGCTTTACGCCGACCCGGACCGCGCCGCCGAGACGACGCGCGCTTATCAGCAGGCGCAGCAGGCGCTTCCCGGTCTGTACGACGCCTGGGAGGAAGCCGAGCAGGCCGTCAACGAGGCGGAATAGACGTACCTATTTCAGGAAGGGGGGATTTTTACGTCCAGCTACGAAATTCGCAGGACGCCGGGCGACACGGCGTGGTTTCGAAGCGCTCGCTTCGGCATGTTCATCCATTGGGGCCTCTACGCCATGCCCGCGCGGCACGAATGGGTGAAGACGAACGAGCGCATCTCCGAGGCGGATTACGACCGATACTTTCGCCATTTTGATCCCGACCTGTACGATCCGCGCGACTGGGCCCGGCAGGCGAAGGCTGCGGGCATGCGCTATGCGGTGCTTACAGCCAAGCACCACGAGGGCTTTTGCCTCTGGGATACGCAGTACACCGACTACAAGAGCACCCATACGCCCGCAGGGCGGGACCTCCTGCGCGAATACGTCGAAGCCTTCCGCGCGGAGGGGCTGCGCGTCGGCTTTTACTACTCGCTGATCGACTGGCATCACCCCGACTTCCCCATCGACATGCTGCACCCCCGCCGCGACGACCCGGACGCAAGGCGGCTGAGCGAGGGGCGCGACATGCGCCGCTACGCGCAGTACATGCGCGATCAGGTGCGGGAGCTCCTGACAAACTACGGCAAGATCGATATTCTCTGGTTCGACTTCTCCTACGGCGAGCGCCGGGGAGAGGGCAAGGACGCCTGGATGCGTGGCAAGGGCGCCGCGGATTGGGAAGCCGATGCGCTCATCTCCCTTGCCCGCAGCCTGCAGCCGGAAATTCTCATCGACAACCGCGCCGACGTCGAGCAGGACCTGTGGACGCCGGAGCAGTACCAGCCTTTGGAGTGGCTTCGTCACCCCGAAACGGGCGAATACGTCACCTGGGAGGCCTGCCAGACGTTCTCCGGCTCCTGGGGGTATCATCGCGACGAAT harbors:
- the secG gene encoding preprotein translocase subunit SecG, with the translated sequence MGVLSIIATVVLVLAALVLIATVLLQPGESNGLGAIAGGAETFFGKSKAKTMEGKLALATKIAAGVFIVMALLIAAIG
- the rpsI gene encoding 30S ribosomal protein S9, whose product is MSQAQYQAVGRRKKAIARVRLVPGDGKVVVNRRDIDNYFGLETLKMTVRQPLVLTETVGRFDVLVNVYGGGLSGQAGAIRHGIARALVKADPELRPAIKKAGFLTRDPRMKERKKYGLKAARRAPQFSKR
- the rplM gene encoding 50S ribosomal protein L13; the protein is MKTFMAKAETIERKWYVVDAEGMVLGRLASQVASILRGKNKPTYTPHVDTGDHVIILNADKVVLTGKKLDQKIYYHHSGYPGGLKETAYRKLMAEKPEFAVKHAIVGMLPKGPLGRQMAKKLRVYAGTEHEHEAQKPEVLVLK
- a CDS encoding DUF4435 domain-containing protein, yielding MSGFDDAYRSIREEAAAARNKRVLLVEGKGDVDFLTYMLDKQPLRSRGFYSHFVVGPAGGKDNVLRMLEKEPDWLGIVDRDAWNEKTRASQAEKLRNLYFLPRYCIENYLVDVNILEEIFSSERFCAYAGLGRALLDIRAQIPGAVRHASLWRAVQPLYDELMRLGFNGALLRFDVPSDSEIYDTLRSWDRLLDAERIYEDYRAFEEQGGMLSEGEALRVWVHGKVFWRKSVAPALQEALDGIGEEHLQRLIYRAMPLPEDVESLLTGLIRL
- a CDS encoding AAA family ATPase; amino-acid sequence: MKLCACCFEDVPPLTREGKPYTLFMTDEWKEPSERVLLTGISGTGKSTVLACIQDTFDAIVLGKRASIRGDVALLVRGLLPQRDALLVRGRSAAFLKRMRAQFPEAAPVGEAGGKRIGDASMWGNNPPNTLLCDVYGAHSMTIRETKTELQTLYREDEARCRELLSSLALFLVGKRVQMEAGAPYVSLEDGGRHSLSGLSAGELRALTLLIRIARGLRPGGILLLDEPEMHLHPAQLLGFLEILERLVLDDGGQVILSSHAPQVWNRYRSLGLCVELGGGHERI
- a CDS encoding DUF6483 family protein gives rise to the protein MFYEQDTILRMIAQLGAAFRRILAMLEDGDAEEELEDCYRTLCGLERGVAEGMDVQSLYELLPPDRLFALAELTHLRAVRFEASLDTDVFLDVEYRALCLLARVEDEDIAMRQIERMCELRGLCSERLTSADEEQIVHFFVCARAYDRAEDVLFEALESYPFPEKQRELCAFGLQLYDRLAALPPERLDAGGLPQSEVAEGRAAIERIISKKDWNT
- a CDS encoding ATP-binding cassette domain-containing protein; the encoded protein is MIILSIQNLVKSFGVNVVLKDVNMTLQQGDRMGFVGVNGSGKSTLMKIIAGLDAPDSGSVNLSRGLRVGYLAQQGMVTSGNTVFGELEQVFEPVFQMEKRLRALEHEMADAHEDAGAFERLSREYDRLTAAFEDANGYGWKSAVTGVLTGLGFTSAQYEQSVDSLSGGERTRLSLARLLLQRPDLLLLDEPTNHLDLETTQWLEAYLQSYRGSVLVISHDRYFLDKVCSCMAELLMGTVEQYDGNYTRYMRTREERFEARMRAYELQQKEIERQEAIIARYRMFNREKSIRAAESREKALERMDRLEKPVDERSIRFCFRARRRTGEDVLFLTDLAKGFNGKRLFEHLNLHLRAGDRVALIGPNGVGKSTLLRLLVGEETQDEGTIRFGSNVDIGYYDQHQASLHEEKTVLDEVWDRFPRMEQSDVRGALGLFLFSGDDVFQPIRTLSGGEKGRVALTALMLREDNLLLLDEPTNHLDMDSREVLESALADFPGTILTVSHDRYFINRIADRVVEMQPDGVAEYLGNYDDYVEKKNRPLAPVEAGGGKTRTELDKEKKRDRQSKLLLKQLRQRAQEAEAAIARQEAEIAALEEKMSDPALYADPDRAAETTRAYQQAQQALPGLYDAWEEAEQAVNEAE
- a CDS encoding alpha-L-fucosidase yields the protein MRRTPGDTAWFRSARFGMFIHWGLYAMPARHEWVKTNERISEADYDRYFRHFDPDLYDPRDWARQAKAAGMRYAVLTAKHHEGFCLWDTQYTDYKSTHTPAGRDLLREYVEAFRAEGLRVGFYYSLIDWHHPDFPIDMLHPRRDDPDARRLSEGRDMRRYAQYMRDQVRELLTNYGKIDILWFDFSYGERRGEGKDAWMRGKGAADWEADALISLARSLQPEILIDNRADVEQDLWTPEQYQPLEWLRHPETGEYVTWEACQTFSGSWGYHRDESSWKSPEMLIRMLVNTVALGGNLLMNVGPTARGYFDRRAEAALRVYADWMRYNARSIYGCTMAEPELLNCLPADCRFTQSEDGTRLYLHLFAYPYAHVQLPGLAGKVEYAQFLHDGSELRFTEGHVEHFSVGAARQDGLLVIELPPVKPDVPVPVIELFLK